The nucleotide window CCCAATTCCCGCACATTTTCGCTGGTATACGAACAGGATGGTAACCTGAAAACAGAGTCTACCCCTTACGCATACACGCTGACTGGTTTTCTGACCAAAAATCCTTTTCAGATAGATAAGAATACCTATCAGGAAGCCTTTTTTGATCCTGTTAAACAGGTATTCTACTTGAAGGGAAATGGAAAAAACATTGAATTCCAGGAAGCCAATGGGCCGATATTCGCCCTGCATCTGCTGTTAGGCATTGGGTATGACCAGATCGTGACCTCCGATGCTACACAGGGTGCCTTCTCTCCCGGCTACAAAAAACTCTGGGATGCAGCCAAAGCACAGATGCCCAATCTGGGTTTCCCGAACCTGCAACTTGCAGGTATCGATATCATATTCGATACACAGTCCCAGCTGATGGGTGTAAATGTCAGGGTTACCCAGGCGCCCAATAATTTCAGCGGCATGTACATTTTTGACTATACCAAAAACAAAGATGGTCACTTCAGCTTTGCCATGCAGGATATCAAGGGAGAAATTCCTTCCCTGATCTATCCTGCCATGAAAGGCATACTGGACAAACTGGGTACCGGTAAATACCGGGTAGACTACTTCTCCATGCCGGGCAACACTCAGATGGCCCAGCTGATAGGTGTAGACGATCCTGCCTTCATCATGGGCGGTTCCCTCAAATAATTTCATCATCTGTAATCAATTCAAATGAAAAAATTCGCTTTATATACCCTGCTCTGTGCCACTGTGCTGGCTTCGTGCCGGAAAGACAGCTCCATCAGCAATCCTGTGGAAAAGTCCTTCCCCGACCCAGCCCAGACACTCGACTCCTTCAAAAATGTGCTGGGCAGCGCCACCAACGGATGGGTGGGTACACTCAAACCCAAAGACGGCAGTCAGCTCTTCAGCGTTTACTTCCAGCTCGACAACAGCAAAAATGAAGTAACCCTGTATACCGACAACAACCCCGCCTCCGCCACAACGCCCAGCAAGAGCCGCTTTGGCGTAGCCATCTCACAAAAAATCAATCCTACACTGAGCATCGGAGAAGGCTCTCAGCTGGCAGATATCAAACTGAGCACTAAAAGGCCGGTGGATACTGCTTACTCCTTTCACGCTGTAAACGGAGACACCCTTTTGTTAATAGGTAACAAATACAGCGATGAACTGAAGCTGATCAAAGCCAGTGCTCAGGTAAAATCAGATTATGCTGCCGGCAAACTGGGCTCCAGCGCCGGAATCACCAACGACTATATCAGCAGTGCTGCCTTTTTCGGTTTCCAGCCGGGTAATACCAACACCATGGTATACTTCAGTCTGGAGAATAAAACCAGTGGGTTTGCTTATGTGAATAATAATGCCAGGGTTTCATCAGGTACCGGTTTCGCCTATACGCTCACCGGCATTGCCCTGCGTTATCCGGTGGTTATCGGCAATCAAAGCGTATCCGCCTTTACCTGGGACGACACCGTCAAAAACTTCTACGCCACCATCAACAATACCAAGGTATACCTGACAGCTACCACTGTACCGGTGATCCCGGTCCACTATCTGTTGGGCGGCGAAATTTCCGGCCAGCTGACTGTACCGGAACCGGCGTTGCTGCCGCTTCCTGGTTGGACCGCTGATTTTAAGGCCATCTGGACCGATGCAGCCACTAAATTCAAAGCCAGAGGGCTGCCTATGTCCAAAGTAGTGATGGACTTCCAGACCGATGCCGGAATACTCAATATGAACGTCTACTTTGCACAATACGTTGGCAAATACACTTTTAAATACACTAAAACAGCAGACGGGGTATATTCATTTGTGATGCAGCCATTCACCACAGAGGTGTCCAGCGCCAATGGCAATGCTGTAAAAGTACAGGCACAGCCCCTTACAGACATGTTGTCCAGGAACCGTTTCACATTGGGTTATGTAGATGATCCCGATGGATTGCTGATCAGCTTTACGAGTGTGGATAAACCATCGATCAGTTTTACTTCCTTCTGGTAAAAACTTTCCCCTCATAAAACATAAGGCCCTGTCACATAATGGACAGGGCCTTTTTCATTGACGTACCGGTTGGTTTTCAGTAGGACAACAGTTCTTTTATCATGGCTTCCACCTTGGTCGCATTGGGGAGCATAGCGGCTTCCAGCCCCATGTTCAGCGCTACGGCGGGCAGGTCCAGTGCTCCCAGCATATATACCGGCGCATCCAGCTCTTTAAAGCAGGCTTTTTGTATACGGCCGGCCAGTGCCTGGGTAAAGGAGTTGTTTAATTGTTCTTCCGTCAGTAGCAGGCATTTCCCATGTTTCTTAACGGTATTGAATACCAGCTCTTCATCCAGTGGGAACAGGGTACGCAGGTCTATTATCTCCACATTACCCGGGAAGGCACGGGCAGCAGCTTTTGCCCAGTATACCCCCATACCGTAGGTGATGATACACAGGGAATTACCCTGCTGTACATCTTTCGGGTGTGCCTGTAATACCACATTGCCCTTGCCCAGCGGCAGTACGTAATCTGCTGCCGGCTCAATGGTCATCGCATCCTGGGTACCAGGTACTTTACTCCAGTACAGCCCTTTATGCTCCAGCATCACTACCGGATTGGGATCCAGGAACGCCGCTTTCAGTAAACCTTTCATATCGGCGGCATTGGAAGGATACACCACTTTAATGCCTTTAATGCTCAACAGCGTGGATTCTACACTGCCGGAGTGATAAGGGCCTCCACCACCATAAGCGCCTATCGGCACCCTGATCAGTGTTTGTACCGGGTATTTGCCCCGGCTCAGGTAACAGGACTTGGAGATCTCGGTTACCAGCTGGTTAAAGCCCGGATAGATATAGTCAGCAAACTGTACTTCCACGATGGGTTTTACGCCGGTAGCAGACAGTCCGGCGGTAGAACCAATGATATAAGCTTCCTGGATAGCAGTATTGTATACACGGTGGTCTCCGAATTTATCGCCGAGAGTGGCTGCTTCACGGAATACGCCTCCCAGCCTTTTACCCACGTCCTGGCCAAAGAAGATGGCTTCGAGGTATTGCTGCATGATTTCTTCCACTGCGTGGAGTGCTGCGTCTACCATCACCACCTTGTTGCCGTTGGCAGGGGTACGGGTACCGGATTCCTGCGTAACGGCAGTCGGGGCAAACACATACTCCTTCACTGTTTCCGGTGCCGGTTCTGCCGCTTTTACCGCTGCTGTAAAAGCAACTTCAATATCTTCTATGGCAGTGCGTTCTATTGCCTGCAGATCGGTTTCTGCCACACCATGTTTCAGGAGTAAGGCCCGCAGTTTGGGCACGGGGTCGTTGGCAGCATGTTTCTCCAGGTCTTCCGGTGTGCGGTACCATTCCTTGCGTACGCCGGAGGTATGATGCCCCAGCAGCGGCACTTTGGCCTGCACCAGGATCGGCTTGCGTTCCTGCCGTACATAGCCGATGGCTGTTTCCATGGCGGCATAACTGGCGGTGAAGTCACTGCCATCTACCTGCATACGTTCCAGCCCTTTAAAACCGGCAGCGTATTCATAGGCGTCCATGGCACGGGCCTCTGCTGCTGTAACAGAAATACCCCAGTCATTGTCCTGTACCAGATAAATAATAGGCAGTTGTTTGAGTACAGCAAACTGTAATGCTTCACTCACTTCTCCTTCCGTTACGCTGCCATCCCCCAGAGAACAGACAACTACCGGCAGTTCCCCGTCGGGGCCTGTCTTCAGGAGGTCGGAGCCGATGGTTTCCAGATATTGCACACCCTGCGCCATACCGGTGGTGGGGATCACCTGCATGCCGGTAGCGCTGCTTTGATGTGGTATCTGTGGCTTGTCTTTCCGACGGCTGCTGGGGTGGCTGTAATAGGAACGTCCGCCGGAAAAGGGATCGTCCGCTTTGGCCAGCAGCTGCAGCATCAGCTCGTAAGGCTCAAAGCCCATGGCCAGCAGCATGCTCTCGTCCCGGTAGTAGGGGCTTACAAAATCCCAGGGTCTCAACTGCATGCCCGTAGCGATCTGTATGGCTTCATGCCCGCGGGAAGTAGAATGTACGTATTTACATATAGGCCGGTTGGCCTCGTAGGTGGCTGCCATATGGCCGGCCTGACACATCAACCGGTAGGCAAACAATAATTCCGCCAGCTCGCTCCTCTTCTCATCCTGGCCAGAGGCCCCAGCTTTTAAAGTTGAAACGCTTGTACTATCTTTAAACACGTAAAACTGTTTTGGTGATGACGATGGTGGTTAAGCAAAATAGTTGCTAATACAACTGTTGCTATTGCAAATTAATTAATATGGCTGATACTTTTGTCAATAATCCCTCTTTTTTTAAGCTGGATGCTACCTTGAAAAAACTGCGCAACTACTGGCAGAAAATGTTTGATGCTCAACAGATGGATATCACGGTAGATCAGTGGTTGCTGGTGGAAAATCTGTACAAGCACAAAAAAACAACCCACAACGAGCTGGCCCGTAATACCTCCAAGGATATCACGACAGTTTCCCGTATTATTGAATTACTGGTAAGAAAGGGGCTGGTAAAAAGGGAGGCCGATACCTATGACCGCAGGAAGATATACCTTCAACTCACTCCGGAAGGGGCAGAGAAATACAAACAGGTAAAACCACTGGTGTATGAAATGCGCAAAACAGGCTGGAAATCGCTGACAGAAGCCGACTATGCAGAGCTCACCAGGATACTGGACACGATCTACAATAATATTCCCGGAAAGGTATGATCAAGGGTATTTGACCGGCACTGCCGTCAAATACCCCTGTAAATTTATTTTACGGTAAACTCCAGCAGGCTGTCGTTTTCAATAAACGCTTCAAAAGAATCGCCGATAACGGTAGGACCTACACCTGCAGGGGTGCCGGTGAAAATCAGGTCGCCGATGTTGAGGGTAAAAAACCGTGAGATATAAGAAACGAGGAAATCAAAAGAAAAAAGGAGGTCTTTGGTATTTCCTTGCTGTGCCAGCGTTTTATTCTTATACAGGCAGAAATTAATATCTTTTTTATCCATTTCCGGCGTAATGGGAATAAAATTACCTACCAACGCTGAGTTATCAAAGGCTTTCGCGATCTCCCAGGGCAAACCTTTGGCTTTCTGTTTGTCCTGCAGGTCACGGGCGGTGAAATCTATACCTACAGAAATTTTATCGTAGTATTTGTCTGCAAATTTCTCCTGAATATGTTTGCCGTTTTTGCTTACGCGCAATACCAGTTCACATTCATAATGCAGGTTGGTGGTAAACTCCGGGTAATAAAAAGGATGGCCATTCTGCAACAGTGCATTCTTTGGTTTCATGAACAGCACCGGCTCAGTAGGTACTTCGTTTTTCAGTTCTTTGGCATGGTCAGCATAGTTCCTGCCTACGCAAATAATTTTCATAATGCGTTAGTTTTAAAAGATAAATTAAGCAGATAGCCGGCAGATTTGCAAATTTACTTTACAGGGGAAAAGTCAGCTTGTTGTACTCATTCATGGTGCGGGCCAACCCAATGCTGGCAAAACTTTCAATAATTTCACCACATTTGTCGATTTTTTGCTGCACCACCGGTAGTTCGGTGTTTTTCCACTTGCCCAGTACAAAATCCACCTGTCTGCCTTTGGGATAATCATTGCCGATACCGAAGCGCAGCCGCGGATACTGGCTGGTACCCAACGATTCCTGAATGCTCTTGAGGCCGTTGTGGCCGGCATCGCTGCCACCAGGGCGCAAACGGATCACGTCCAGCGGGAGGGCCAGCTCATCCATGATCACCAGCAGATTTTCAGGGGCGATCTTTTCCTTGTCCATCCAGTATTTGAGGGCACGACCACTGAGGTTCATATAAGTGGTAGGTTTGATAACGATAAACGTTTTTCCTTTCCATTTACATTCAGCCACTTCGGCCAGCCTGTCGTTGTGAAAAGTGCTGTTATGGCTGGCAACAAAAGCATCTACCACATCAAAACCAATGTTGTGGCGGGTATGACGGTATTCTTCCCCTATGTTGCCCAAACCGGCGATCAGGTATTTCATAATATTTCAAAATTAAAAAGCCCCTCTACAAGTAGAGAGGCTTTTCGAAGAATATTTTCTAAAAGATTATTTCTTTTTAGATTCTTTTTCAGCAGTAGCTTCTTCCTGACGCAGCTGACGGGTCATAACCACAGAAGCGATAGGAATACGAGGAGAGTTGATGATATCGATACCTTCTACTTTCACGTCTTCTACACGGATGTTTTCGTTCAGTTCCAGGTTATCGATGTTTACTTCGATGTTTTCAACCAGGTTTTTAGGCAGGGTTTTAACTTTCAGCGCTTTCAGTTTGCTAACCAGTTTACCACCGGCTTTCACACCTACGGAAGAACCAACCAGTTTGATAGGCAGCGTCACTGTTACCAGTTTGTCTTCTACCAGTTCCAGGAAGTCAACGTGAGCCAGCTCATCAGTAACTACGTCGAACTGCAGGTCTTTCAGTACGCATCTGTAAACTTTACCGTCCAGTTTGATTTCTGCAAGCTGGAAATCAGCAGTGTACACCAGGTTTTTGAATTCTTTGGCAGGAGCTGAAAAATTTACAGTTTCCGCACCCCCGTAAATAACACAAGGCACTTTTTCCTCAGAACGGATCTGGCGGGTGGCTTTTTTGCCGAATTCGCTCCTGAGTTGTCCTTCGATGGTTATTGTTTTCATTGCTTAAACAGTTTATATGAATTATTAAAAAACGTTGTTATTGCCGGCGCTGACTGTGAACAAACAGGCTGGTAATGGATTTGTTTTCGTGCATATTGCGGATGGCCACTGCAAACAGGTCAGCCACAGATACCACTTTAACCTTGGAACTTTCCGGACGGATAGGAATAGTATCACATACTACCACCTCTTCCAGTACGGAATTCTCAATGTTTTCATACGCTTTACCGCTGAAAACCGGATGAGTACAGAAAGCACGTACGCTTCTGGCTCCTTTTTCCTTCAGCAGGTTGGCCGCTTTTGACAGCGTACCGGCTGTATCACAGATATCGTCAATGAGCACAATGTCCCTGTCTTTCACATCACCGATCACTACCATGGATGCTATTTCATTGGCCCTTTTACGATGTTTATCGCAAATAACCATCTCAGCATTAAAGTAGGACGCCACTTCACGCACCCTATTGGTGCTACCTACGTCAGGGGACGCAAAGGTAAGATTTTCCAGCTTTAATTGCTCAATGTAGGGAATAAAAATAGCAGAACTGTCCAGGTGATCTACCGGGATATCGAAGAACGCCTGAATCTGCGGAGCGTGCAAATCCATGGTAATCACTCTATTCGCGCCTGCTGAAGTCAGCAGATTGGCCACCAGTTTAGACCCGATCGCTACCCTGGGTTTGTCCTTCCTGTCCTGCCGCGCAAACCCGAAATAAGGGATCACAGCGGTAATATACCCTGCTGATGCACGCTTGGCCGCGTCGATCATCAACAGCAGCTCCATCAGGTTATCTGAAGGGGCATTGGTACCCTGCACAAGAAAAACATAGTCACCACGGATACTTTCCAGGAAAACGGGCTGAAACTCGCCATCACTGAACTTCTGAATTTTTAATTTACCAATGCTGTTGAGGCCATTGCCATATCTTTTGGCAATTTTCTCGGCCAACGCTGGATTACTGTTGCCTGTGAAGATTTTTACTGAAGGTTGCATACTGCTGATACTAGTAGAAAAGAGGTGGCAAAACTATGATTTTTGGGGCTACCAGCACGAAAATTTTTTCATTCAAATATCTTATACACAAAAAACAGAATTCATAATAACCACATATTAAATAAATAAGGAGGAATAATTTTCATTTTTTATTTAAAACTTTTTCCGGCAGGAAATAACATTTTCTTCATAAAGGAAGTAATACCGGGAAATGGAAAAAATGTGGGGAGAAATGAAAAAAGATTCGAAAGGGTGATTTATATTTGGAGAAATACCCCGAAGTATGTTTGTTAGCCCGAAAACACAGTCCCATGTGGCCATACGCCATTGGGCAGATACTGAAAAACCACGGGAGAAACTGCTTAACAGCGGCCCTTCCGCCCTCACCGACACAGAGCTACTCGCCATCCTCCTTCATACCGGCCATAAGAGCAAGTCAGCACTGGACCTGGCCCGGGAAGTATTGCAGCTGGCACACAACAACCTCTCCGAACTGGGTAGGATCAATGCCAGGAAGCTGCAAAAGCTCAGAGGCATGGGCAGTGCCAAAGCTGTTACCATCCTGGCCGCCATGGAGCTCGCCCGGCGCCGGCAGGCAGGCTTCATCCACAAAAAAACCGTCATCCGTGCCGGTTCCGATGCAGCCCTCTTTTTTAAACCCCTCCTGGCAGACCAATACTTCGAAGCCTTTTATGTGATGTTCCTCAATCAGGCCAACAAAGTGCTGCATTACCGCTGTATCAGCACCGGCGGCATGACCAGCACCGTAGTAGACACCCGCATCATATTCCGGGAAGCCCTGGAAGCACAGGCCTGTAAGCTGCTCCTCTGCCACAACCACCCCTCCGGCAGCCTGCGCCCCAGCCAGGCCGATATAAGGATCACCCTCAAAATAAAAGAACTCGGTCAGCTCTTCGATATCGACGTCCTCGATCATATCATCGTTTCAGAAACAGGCTACTGCAGCCTCGTGGAAGAAGGTGTGATATAAAAGTCAAAAAATAACCAAATGTCTTTACTTTCGCATTTATTTATTAAGATCCAATATGCTCAAAATAGGACTCTTCGGGGTAGGACATCTCGGTAAAATACACCTCTCACAACTTTCCACCATGAAAGATGTAGAGGTAGTAGGCTTCTACGATCCCAGCAATGCCAACGCCGCCAGCGTAGCAGAGCAATACAATATCCCCCGGTTTGAGACACCGGAAGAACTGATCATGGCAGTAGACGCTATCGATATTGTAGCCCCTACCACCCTGCACTTCAAGTTATGTGAACTGGCCATCCGCAATGGTAAACACATCTTTGTGGAGAAACCCATGACCAACACCATGGAGGAAGCCAAAACACTGGTAAAGCTGGTAGATGAAGCCAATATCAAATTCCAGGTAGGACACGTGGAGCGTTTCAACCCCGCCTTCCTCGCCCTGAAAGGCTATGATCTGAAACCCATGTTCATCGAAGTACACCGCCTGGCAGAATTCAACCCGCGCGGCACCGATGTAAGCGTGATACTCGACCTCATGATCCATGATATCGATATCGTACTCAGTATCGTAAAGTCTACCGTAAGCCGTATCTCCGCCAGCGGTGTGGCCGTTATGAGTGATACTCCCGATATCGCCAACGTACGCATCGAATTCCATAATGGCTGTGTAGCCAATCTCACCTCCAGCCGCATCTCCCTGAAAAAAATGCGCAAAATGCGCCTGTTCCAGAAAGACGCCTATATCGGCATCGACTTCCTGGATAAAAAATCAGAGATCATCAAATTAAAAACACCGGAAGACGAAGGCCTCTTTACCCTCGATATCGAAACCAACAGCGGCAA belongs to Chitinophaga sp. HK235 and includes:
- a CDS encoding Gfo/Idh/MocA family protein, with amino-acid sequence MLKIGLFGVGHLGKIHLSQLSTMKDVEVVGFYDPSNANAASVAEQYNIPRFETPEELIMAVDAIDIVAPTTLHFKLCELAIRNGKHIFVEKPMTNTMEEAKTLVKLVDEANIKFQVGHVERFNPAFLALKGYDLKPMFIEVHRLAEFNPRGTDVSVILDLMIHDIDIVLSIVKSTVSRISASGVAVMSDTPDIANVRIEFHNGCVANLTSSRISLKKMRKMRLFQKDAYIGIDFLDKKSEIIKLKTPEDEGLFTLDIETNSGKKTIAIDNPEVKQSNAIRMELELFRDAILQNKPVAVNAIDGLQALDVAHQILQKINSDI
- a CDS encoding ribose-phosphate pyrophosphokinase, yielding MQPSVKIFTGNSNPALAEKIAKRYGNGLNSIGKLKIQKFSDGEFQPVFLESIRGDYVFLVQGTNAPSDNLMELLLMIDAAKRASAGYITAVIPYFGFARQDRKDKPRVAIGSKLVANLLTSAGANRVITMDLHAPQIQAFFDIPVDHLDSSAIFIPYIEQLKLENLTFASPDVGSTNRVREVASYFNAEMVICDKHRKRANEIASMVVIGDVKDRDIVLIDDICDTAGTLSKAANLLKEKGARSVRAFCTHPVFSGKAYENIENSVLEEVVVCDTIPIRPESSKVKVVSVADLFAVAIRNMHENKSITSLFVHSQRRQ
- the radC gene encoding DNA repair protein RadC; the protein is MFVSPKTQSHVAIRHWADTEKPREKLLNSGPSALTDTELLAILLHTGHKSKSALDLAREVLQLAHNNLSELGRINARKLQKLRGMGSAKAVTILAAMELARRRQAGFIHKKTVIRAGSDAALFFKPLLADQYFEAFYVMFLNQANKVLHYRCISTGGMTSTVVDTRIIFREALEAQACKLLLCHNHPSGSLRPSQADIRITLKIKELGQLFDIDVLDHIIVSETGYCSLVEEGVI
- a CDS encoding MarR family winged helix-turn-helix transcriptional regulator, yielding MADTFVNNPSFFKLDATLKKLRNYWQKMFDAQQMDITVDQWLLVENLYKHKKTTHNELARNTSKDITTVSRIIELLVRKGLVKREADTYDRRKIYLQLTPEGAEKYKQVKPLVYEMRKTGWKSLTEADYAELTRILDTIYNNIPGKV
- the pth gene encoding aminoacyl-tRNA hydrolase, coding for MKYLIAGLGNIGEEYRHTRHNIGFDVVDAFVASHNSTFHNDRLAEVAECKWKGKTFIVIKPTTYMNLSGRALKYWMDKEKIAPENLLVIMDELALPLDVIRLRPGGSDAGHNGLKSIQESLGTSQYPRLRFGIGNDYPKGRQVDFVLGKWKNTELPVVQQKIDKCGEIIESFASIGLARTMNEYNKLTFPL
- a CDS encoding 50S ribosomal protein L25; translation: MKTITIEGQLRSEFGKKATRQIRSEEKVPCVIYGGAETVNFSAPAKEFKNLVYTADFQLAEIKLDGKVYRCVLKDLQFDVVTDELAHVDFLELVEDKLVTVTLPIKLVGSSVGVKAGGKLVSKLKALKVKTLPKNLVENIEVNIDNLELNENIRVEDVKVEGIDIINSPRIPIASVVMTRQLRQEEATAEKESKKK
- a CDS encoding thiamine pyrophosphate-dependent enzyme, yielding MFKDSTSVSTLKAGASGQDEKRSELAELLFAYRLMCQAGHMAATYEANRPICKYVHSTSRGHEAIQIATGMQLRPWDFVSPYYRDESMLLAMGFEPYELMLQLLAKADDPFSGGRSYYSHPSSRRKDKPQIPHQSSATGMQVIPTTGMAQGVQYLETIGSDLLKTGPDGELPVVVCSLGDGSVTEGEVSEALQFAVLKQLPIIYLVQDNDWGISVTAAEARAMDAYEYAAGFKGLERMQVDGSDFTASYAAMETAIGYVRQERKPILVQAKVPLLGHHTSGVRKEWYRTPEDLEKHAANDPVPKLRALLLKHGVAETDLQAIERTAIEDIEVAFTAAVKAAEPAPETVKEYVFAPTAVTQESGTRTPANGNKVVMVDAALHAVEEIMQQYLEAIFFGQDVGKRLGGVFREAATLGDKFGDHRVYNTAIQEAYIIGSTAGLSATGVKPIVEVQFADYIYPGFNQLVTEISKSCYLSRGKYPVQTLIRVPIGAYGGGGPYHSGSVESTLLSIKGIKVVYPSNAADMKGLLKAAFLDPNPVVMLEHKGLYWSKVPGTQDAMTIEPAADYVLPLGKGNVVLQAHPKDVQQGNSLCIITYGMGVYWAKAAARAFPGNVEIIDLRTLFPLDEELVFNTVKKHGKCLLLTEEQLNNSFTQALAGRIQKACFKELDAPVYMLGALDLPAVALNMGLEAAMLPNATKVEAMIKELLSY
- a CDS encoding DUF4302 domain-containing protein; this translates as MKKVIIAGLLLCTFATACRKDNDGSVFGVKPEERMNTTLKAYKSQLTGGANGWKAYLFPEGGQGFGFYFKFGENNRVNMLGDLSAATGQNQSESSYRMAAMQRPSLVFDTYNYLHLLSDPNENVFGGIRGRGYDSDFEFGYDSTRTDTVFMTGNAKMSKMILVRASAGEEAAYKAGGLNYIRDAVEDYVAGHSTLYTTTADGKKIQTVVNPNSRTFSLVYEQDGNLKTESTPYAYTLTGFLTKNPFQIDKNTYQEAFFDPVKQVFYLKGNGKNIEFQEANGPIFALHLLLGIGYDQIVTSDATQGAFSPGYKKLWDAAKAQMPNLGFPNLQLAGIDIIFDTQSQLMGVNVRVTQAPNNFSGMYIFDYTKNKDGHFSFAMQDIKGEIPSLIYPAMKGILDKLGTGKYRVDYFSMPGNTQMAQLIGVDDPAFIMGGSLK
- a CDS encoding fumarylacetoacetate hydrolase family protein → MKIICVGRNYADHAKELKNEVPTEPVLFMKPKNALLQNGHPFYYPEFTTNLHYECELVLRVSKNGKHIQEKFADKYYDKISVGIDFTARDLQDKQKAKGLPWEIAKAFDNSALVGNFIPITPEMDKKDINFCLYKNKTLAQQGNTKDLLFSFDFLVSYISRFFTLNIGDLIFTGTPAGVGPTVIGDSFEAFIENDSLLEFTVK
- a CDS encoding DUF4302 domain-containing protein — translated: MKKFALYTLLCATVLASCRKDSSISNPVEKSFPDPAQTLDSFKNVLGSATNGWVGTLKPKDGSQLFSVYFQLDNSKNEVTLYTDNNPASATTPSKSRFGVAISQKINPTLSIGEGSQLADIKLSTKRPVDTAYSFHAVNGDTLLLIGNKYSDELKLIKASAQVKSDYAAGKLGSSAGITNDYISSAAFFGFQPGNTNTMVYFSLENKTSGFAYVNNNARVSSGTGFAYTLTGIALRYPVVIGNQSVSAFTWDDTVKNFYATINNTKVYLTATTVPVIPVHYLLGGEISGQLTVPEPALLPLPGWTADFKAIWTDAATKFKARGLPMSKVVMDFQTDAGILNMNVYFAQYVGKYTFKYTKTADGVYSFVMQPFTTEVSSANGNAVKVQAQPLTDMLSRNRFTLGYVDDPDGLLISFTSVDKPSISFTSFW